Proteins encoded in a region of the Panicum hallii strain FIL2 chromosome 3, PHallii_v3.1, whole genome shotgun sequence genome:
- the LOC112884143 gene encoding respiratory burst oxidase homolog protein A-like produces MRGGGGGGPGVATPGRPRWGSGVTTPRSLSTGSSPRGSDRSSDDGEELVEVTLDLLEDDNIVLRSVEPAAAAAAAGLGVGASPSSSGAPPPPRRHPEPPSGAPSRSRSPAMRRTSSHRLLQFSQELKATASRAKQFSQDLTKRFTRTQSRANLVGETGAAAAAAPSGIDAALEARAQRRRRAQLDRTKSGAHRAIRGLRFISGGNKTSNAWIEVQANFDRLARDGYLSRDDFPKCIGMTESQEFAMELFDTLSRRRQMQVDKINKDELREIWQQITDNSFDSRLQIFFDMVDKNADGHITEAEVKEIIMLSASANKLSRLKEQAEEYAALIMEELDPEGLGYIELWQLETLLLQKDTYVNYSQALSYTSQALSQNLAGLRKRSPIRKISSTLNYYLEDNWKRLWVLALWIGIMAGLFIWKFIQYRNRYVFHVMGYCVTTAKGAAETLKLNMALILLPVCRNTITWLRNTKAARALPFDDNINFHKTIAAAIVVGVILHAGNHLVCDFPRLISSPEEKYAPLHQYFGDKKPTYLDLVKGVEGITGVIMVVCMLIAFTLATRWFRRSLVKLPRPFDKLTGFNAFWYSHHLFIIVYIALVIHGECLYLIHDWYKKTTWMYLSVPVGLYVGERTLRFFRSGSYSVRLLKVAIYPGNVLTLQMSKPPTFRYKSGQYMFVQCPAVSPFEWHPFSITSAPGDDYLSIHVRQLGDWTRELKRVFSAACEPPVGGKSGLLRADETTKKALPKLLIDGPYGSPAQDYSKYDVLLLVGLGIGATPFISILKDLLNNIIKLEEEEEASSDLYPPIGRSKAHVDLDTLMRITSKPKRVLKTTNAYFYWVTREQGSFDWFKGVMNEIAELDQRNIIEMHNYLTSVYEEGDARSALITMLQALNHAKNGVDIVSGTKVRTHFARPNFKKVLSKIATKHPYAKIGVFYCGAPVLAQELSKLCYEFNGKSTTKFEFHKEHF; encoded by the exons atgcgaggaggaggaggaggagggccggGCGTCGCCACGCCGGGCCGCCCGCGATGGGGCTCCGGGGTGACGACGCCGCGGTCGCTGAGCACGGGCTCCTCGCCGCGCGGGTCGGACCGGAGCTCCGACGATGGGGAGGAGCTGGTCGAGGTGACGCTGGACCTGCTGGAGGACGACAACATTGTGCTGCGGAGCGTCgagccggccgcggcggcggccgcggccgggctGGGGGTGGGGGCGTCGCCTTCGTCGTCGGGGGCGCCTCCCCCGCCCCGGCGCCACCCGGAGCCGCCGTCCGGGGCGCCGTCGCGGTCGCGGTCGCCAGCCATGCGCCGGACCTCCTCGCACCGCCTGCTGCAGTTCTCGCAGGAGCTCAAGGCCACCGCCAGCCGCGCCAAGCAGTTCTCGCAGGACCTCACCAAGCGCTTCACGCGCACCCAGAGCCGCGCGAATCTCGTCGGGGAgacaggcgccgccgccgccgccgcgccctcggGCATCGACGCAGCCCTCGAGGcccgcgcgcagcgccgccgccgggcgcaGCTCGACCGCACCAAGTCCGGCGCGCACCGCGCGATCCGCGGCCTCCGCTTCATCAGCGGCGGCAACAAGACCAGCAACGCCTGGATCGAGGTCCAGGCCAACTTCGACCGCCTCGCACGCGACGGCTACCTCTCCCGCGACGACTTCCCCAAATGCATAG GGATGACGGAGTCGCAGGAGTTCGCGATGGAGCTGTTCGACACgctcagccgccgccgccagatgCAGGTGGACAAGATCAACAAGGATGAGCTGCGCGAGATCTGGCAGCAGATCACAGATAACAGCTTCGACTCGCGCCTGCAGATCTTCTTCGACAT GGTGGATAAGAATGCAGATGGCCATATCACGGAGGCGGAGGTGAAAGAG ATTATTATGTTAAGCGCTTCAGCTAATAAACTGTCGAGACTTAAGGAGCAAGCTGAAGAGTATGCCGCCTTGATCATGGAGGAACTTGATCCCGAAGGGCTTGGCTACATTGAG CTCTGGCAATTGGAGACACTGCTACTGCAAAAGGATACCTATGTGAACTACAGCCAGGCCTTGAGCTACACAAGCCAGGCACTAAGCCAGAATCTCGCTGGTCTAAGGAAAAGGAGTCCGATCAGAAAAATTAGCAGCACATTGAACTACTATCTGGAGGACAACTGGAAACGTCTGTGGGTGCTTGCATTATGGATTGGGATAATGGCTGGATTATTCATTTGGAAGTTCATCCAGTACCGCAACCGGTATGTCTTTCATGTGATGGGCTACTGTGTTACAACTGCAAAGGGTGCTGCTGAGACTCTCAAGCTGAACATGGCACTTATTCTCTTGCCTGTATGCCgcaacaccatcacctggctGCGGAATACAAAAGCTGCAAGGGCATTGCCATTCGATGACAACATAAACTTCCACAAG ACTATTGCAGCGGCAATTGTGGTTGGTGTTATCCTTCATGCAGGGAACCACCTTGTATGTGATTTTCCGCGGCTCATAAGTTCACCAGAGGAAAAGTATGCTCCGCTGCACCAGTACTTTGGGGATAAGAAGCCAACATATTTAGACCTGGTCAAAGGAGTGGAGGGCATAACAGGGGTAATCATGGTTGTGTGCATGCTTATTGCATTTACTCTAGCAACAAGGTGGTTCCGCCGTAGCCTGGTGAAGCTCCCAAGGCCATTTGACAAATTAACTGGCTTCAATGCATTCTGGTACTCCCATCATTTGTTCATCATTGTGTACATAGCACTCGTTATTCATGGAGAGTGTTTATACCTTATCCACGACTGGTACAAAAAGACG ACATGGATGTATCTCTCGGTGCCTGTTGGTCTGTATGTTGGGGAGAGGACTCTTAGGTTCTTCAGATCGGGCAGTTATTCTGTCCGGCTATTGAAG GTGGCCATATATCCTGGTAATGTTTTGACATTGCAGATGTCTAAGCCTCCCACATTCCGTTACAAGAGCGGGCAGTATATGTTTGTTCAGTGCCCTGCTGTTTCACCCTTTGAGTG GCATCCTTTCTCAATAACTTCGGCACCTGGGGATGACTATCTAAGCATTCATGTTCGGCAACTTGGTGATTGGACACGGGAGCTTAAGCGGGTATTCTCAGCAGCTTGTGAGCCACCAGTGGGTGGGAAAAGTGGCCTTCTTCGAGCAGATGAAACAACTAAGAAAGC CTTACCAAAACTTCTGATCGATGGACCATATGGGTCTCCTGCACAAGACTACAGCAAGTATGATGTTTTACTACTTGTTGGATTAGGGATAGGTGCCACACCTTTTATTAGCATATTGAAAGACTTGCTCAATAACATCATCAAATTGGAGGAAGAGGAA GAAGCTTCAAGCGATCTTTACCCACCAATTGGTCGCAGTAAGGCACATGTTGATCTTGACACCCTTATGAGGATTACCTCAAAACCAAAGAGGGTTTTGAAGACAACAAATGCTTACTTCTATTGGGTGACACGTGAACAAGGCTCTTTTGATTGGTTTAAAGGAGTCATGAATGAGATTGCTGAACTAGATCAAAGG AATATAattgagatgcacaactatctCACAAGTGTTTATGAGGAAGGGGATGCTCGGTCAGCACTCATCACGATGCTGCAAGCTCTCAATCATGCCAAGAATGGCGTTGACATAGTTTCAGGAACCAAA GTCCGGACACATTTTGCAAGGCCAAATTTTAAGAAAGTCCTATCTAAGATAGCCACCAAACATCCTTATGCTAAAATAG GAGTGTTCTACTGTGGGGCCCCAGTTTTGGCACAGGAACTTAGCAAACTTTGTTATGAATTCAATGGCAAGTCTACAACGAAATTCGAGTTCCACAAGGAGCATTTCTGA
- the LOC112887290 gene encoding anthocyanidin 5,3-O-glucosyltransferase-like yields the protein MKKTVILYPGLSVSHFVPMVELADALLAEGYAVVVAYIDPTLKEDIALPAVVDRLAACKPSVAFHRLPRIQDAPAFAHGVSFLASYLDFVGRFHEHLRNFLLSMPPGSVHALVVDMMSVGVLGATCELGIPGYTFFPSNASALATAVQVSSIRAEGRPGLWELGDAPLDFRGVPPVPASHLTAEVLEDPGSEVYRAVANMFARIRESQGILANTFGSLEPRAVGALCDPRFSPKMPPLYCVGPLVAGSGEAKEEEKHECLAWLDEQPERSVVFLCFGGTGAGNHSVEQLKEMAIGLENSGHRFLWVVRAPPSGDDPEKPFDPRADPDLDALLPEGFLERTRGGGLVAKLWVPQVEVLRHAATGAFVTHCGWNSVLEGITAGVPMLCWPLYAEQKMNKTFMVEEYGVGVEVLGWQQGMVTAGELEAKVRLVMEGEEGERLRARVAEHKEAAATAWKKDGGSSRAAFGQFLSDARQPHAAAGLTRPR from the coding sequence ATGAAGAAGACCGTCATCCTGTACCCGGGCCTCTCCGTCAGCCACTTCGTCCCCATGGTGGAGCTCGCCGACGCCCTCCTTGCGGAGGGCTACGCCGTAGTCGTCGCGTACATCGACCCCACCCTGAAGGAGGACATCGCCTTGCCCGCCGTCGTCGACCGCCTCGCCGCCTGCAAGCCGTCCGTGGCCTTCCACAGGCTCCCACGGATCCAGGACGCACCCGCCTTCGCCCACGGCGTCAGTTTCCTCGCCAGCTACCTGGACTTCGTGGGCAGGTTCCACGAGCACCTCCGCAACTTCCTCCTGTCCATGCCGCCCGGCAGCGTCCACGCCCTGGTCGTGGACATGATGTCCGTCGGGGTCCTCGGCGCCACCTGCGAGCTCGGGATCCCAGGCTACACCTTCTTCCCCTCGAACGCCTCCGCGCTCGCCACGGCCGTCCAGGTCTCGTCGATCCGTGCGGAAGGCCGGCCGGGTCTCTGGGAGCTGGGAGACGCGCCTCTCGACTTCCGTGGCGTCCCGCCCGTGCCGGCTTCGCATCTCACCGCCGAAGTGCTCGAGGATCCAGGGAGCGAGGTGTACAGGGCGGTGGCGAACATGTTCGCCAGGATACGAGAATCCCAAGGGATTCTAGCGAACACGTTCGGGTCGCTCGAGCCCCGTGCGGTGGGAGCCCTTTGCGACCCACGGTTTTCCCCCAAAATGCCTCCGCTGTACTGCGTCGGGCCGCTGGTCGCCGGGTCCGGCGAGGCGAAAGAAGAGGAAAAGCACGAGTGCCTGGCATGGCTCGACGAGCAACCGGAGCGCAGCGTGGTGTTCCTCTGTTTCGGAGGCACGGGCGCCGGCAACCACTCGGTGGAGCAGCTGAAGGAGATGGCCATTGGGCTTGAAAACTCCGGGCACCGGTTCCTGTGGGTGGTGCGAGCCCCTCCCTCCGGCGACGACCCGGAGAAGCCGTTCGACCCCCGCGCCGACCCAGACCTGGACGCCCTTCTGCCCGAGGGGTTCCTGGAGAggacccgcggcggcggcctcgtcgCCAAGCTGTGGGTGCCGCAGGTGGAGGTGCTCCGCCACGCGGCGACGGGAGCGTTCGTGACGCACTGCGGGTGGAACTCGGTGCTGGAGGGGATCACCGCGGGCGTGCCGATGCTGTGCTGGCCTCTGTACGCGGAGCAGAAGATGAACAAGACGTTCATGGTGGAGGAGTACGGGGTCGGCGTGGAGGTGCTCGGGTGGCAGCAGGGGATGGTCACGGCCGGGGAGCTGGAGGCCAAGGTGAGGCTGGTGATGGAGGGCGAGGAAGGCGAGCGGCTCAGGGCACGGGTCGCCGAGCACAAGGAAGCCGCGGCGACGGCCTGGAAGAAGGACGGCGGCTCGTCGCGCGCTGCGTTTGGCCAGTTCCTGTCGGACGCAAGGCAGCCTCACGCAGCGGCAGGGCTGACACGCCCAAGATGA